In one window of Oncorhynchus kisutch isolate 150728-3 linkage group LG16, Okis_V2, whole genome shotgun sequence DNA:
- the LOC116353969 gene encoding uncharacterized protein LOC116353969, with the protein MVWQCRSKHRMERIYVPALVLYGFYLTRVVCVSPPPLMVVHSGENVTLQCINVLKKPGHVGWFKQVNGSEPLCITSMWSSVPTVHHQNGFQGRSMKMFMTNITIFLTITEVEVADSGLYFCGMSDTYFIFANATVLKVQGHKDYDKDSTELNGEEEDGTMNLFLLVVILGVVTAVLLIIILILVLEVRRDVNRLNTGPDSQQQLQNDQNQDPDALNYAALNFTSKKKERRGEKELDPHVVYAATR; encoded by the exons ATGGTCTGGCAATGTAGATCTAAACACAGAATGGAACGTATATATGTACCAGCTCTCGTCCTCTACGGCTTCT ATCTGACCcgtgttgtgtgtgtctctcctccacccttaaTGGTGGTACATTCAGGAGAAAATGTCACCCTGCAATGCATCAATGTCCTTAAAAAACCCGGACATGTTGGCTGGTTCAAGCAAGTCAACGGCTCAGAGCCGCTGTGCATCACGTCTATGTGGAGCTCCGTGCCAACTGTTCATCATCAAAATGGATTTCAGGGCAGGAGTATGAAAATGTTCATGACCAACATAACTATCTTTCTCACAATCACAGAGGTGGAAGTAGCTGATTCTGGTCTGTACTTCTGTGGAATGTCGGATACCTATTTCATCTTCGCCAACGCGACTGTCCTGAAGGTCCAAG GTCACAAAGATTATGACAAGGACTCTACAGAGCTCAATGGAGAAG AGGAAGATGGAACCATGAACCTCTTCCTGCTGGTTGTAATCCTGGGTGTTGTAACTGCTGTTCTATTGATAATCATCCTCATCCTGGTCCTCGAGGTCAGACGAGATGTAAACAGACTAAACACAG GACCTGACTCGCAACAACAACTACAAAATGATCAG AACCAAGATCCTGATGCACTGAATTATGCTGCCCTGAATTTCACCTCCAAgaaaaaggagagaagaggagagaaggagctggACCCCCATGTAGTGTATGCTGCTACAAGATGA